In Candidatus Liberibacter africanus PTSAPSY, the genomic stretch TTTTAGGGTCGTAAAAATGAATAAAATCATGAAAAAAAAAGGTTTTTATGCTACATTTTGTATTGTATTATTTTATACATGCATATTCTTGCAATAAATTATTACTATATCTCTAATTTATACAGTATTTAAAAACAAACAATTCTATGTGTTAGTGTTCTAAAAATGCTATGATCCAGTATTAATAAATAAGATTGAATTTTATATTTTTATATGTTAGGTCGATATTCCGTTTTAATTTTACTATATTGTATTTTGAGCAAGATAGGCGCTACCATCATGGTATATTTTATTTGTAAAATATTTCGTGGCGATCTTTTCTCAATGGGCTTTGATGTTATGAAGTAAAACAAAGAATGGATTTGTAAGGAAGATGCCGTGGAATTATTTTTTTCTTACGTTCAATTTATATCTAAACAGTGGATTGTCATATCATGTTAAAATTTTTCTCAAAGTTAAATAAATACGATAAGTTGTTATGTATTCTGGCTATGGTATATCCTATTGCTCTCATGTTTTTCTTTGGTGCGAATAAAGCTCAGCGGTATATCGATAATATGGGGATTCAGATTCTTATATATGTGATGCTTGCATGGGGTTTAAGTATTGTTGTGGGATCTGCTGGATTATTCAGTCTTAATTGCGTTGTTTCGTATGCAGTAGGCGCATATTCTTACGTTATATTAGGGAAATATTACGATATATCCCCATGGTTATTAGTTCCCTTATCTTCTATTATTTCCGGCGCATTTGGTATAGTTCTAGGATTGCCTTCTCTGAAATTTCGAGGAGATTATTTGGCTATTGCAACTTTGGTTATGTCGGAAGTTTTTCAGAATATTTTGATACATTGGAAGTCAATAACTAATGGAAAAATGGGTTTATATGTTTCCGATCATTTGGTGTTTTTTGGAGTAAATCTTAGATCATGTACAAATTTTTTCCGATATCCGTCTTCTCTTTTCATTTATAAGACCTTTATGTATTATGTTCTACTGATTTTATGCTTCTTGTTAGCATGGACTATTCTGTGGTTGCGTCGTACATTCATTGGTAATGCTTGGAGAACAATTAGAGATAATCAAAGGGCTTTTTTATCTTTTAATACAACAATCATTTTTGCCAAATTATCTGCATTTGCTGTAAGTTCTATGTTTGCAGGAATCGCAGGGTCTTTTTTTGCTGCATCGCAAAAGATTATATCTCCCGATATGTTTAAGTTTTCTGAGAATATAATAATAATATCTCTTGTTTTTCTTGGAGGAATGACTTCTCTTTCGAAAATTTCTAAAGCTGCAATAATTGTTGTTGGTGGAATAGAGTTTTTTTGTGGGTTTGATTTCTATTATTTAAATTCATTATTGAAATTTGATTGCTCGTTTAATACACGCCATACTGTTTTGATGATTGTTTCGTTGTTCTTAGTGATAGTATTGAGATCTCATTCTTTACTCAGATTGCGTCATCCTTCTCCTTTCGTAGATTTGAAGAAGTAATGATTGAGTCATTTTCTTGAATATTATTGGTATGATGTTCTTTTTTGATTTTCAGAATGTGTAAATATACAGTATTGTTTTTGATGAGAGGCGTTTCTATTTTATCAATATGGGTGTTTTTTTAGTATGCGTTTTTGATTGAGTGTACATTATTGTCTGTAATAATATTTATATGATGAAATGCATTTATGGATAAAAATAAAAAAAACGCGTATTTTTGCATTACTTGATTATTTTAAGAGATTCTTGTTGTAAATATTTCTTGGTATATCGATTTTCTATATTAAGGGATGATCTTTCCTTTTGAATAAGAAGTATGGTAGGATTGGGTACGTTTTTATTTATTATCTGTCGTTGCTCTTTTACGTGATTGTTATTTGAGTTTGTGTGCATGTTTTATAGGTTGTTTTTCCCCCTATAATACAATTCATGGATTATTTGGTTGGGGTTTTAGATGCAAGTTATTGAAAAATTTTCAGAAGGATTAAAAAGAGAGTTGGATGTGATTGTGCCATCCAGTCGGGTGACTGATGTTTTTGATAAGCGCATAGAAGATATAAAAAGTAAGGCTAACATTAAGGGTTTTCGTCCAGGAAAAGTTCCTGTATCCCATATTAAATCAATGTATGGAAAATCTATCCTATCTGAAATTATTGATGAAATGATCAAGGAAATTGTTCCTGAAGTTTTATCTCAAAGAGATGAAAGAGCCGCTATGCGACCAAACATCGCTATTAATGAAGGGGAAGATGACGTAACTTCTCGTTTGATAGAGGGATCTGTAGATTTGAAAATTAGATTGCTCTATGATGTACTTCCGAAGATTGAAATTGATTCTTTTGATGATTTGCAGATAACTCAAGATGTTTGTGAAGTTAGTGAAGAAGAAATTGATAAACAAATGGTTGAAATTGCCAAAAATAATCTTGTGTTTGAAGTGAAAGAAAAACAAGCTGAAATTGGCGATCAAGTTAACATAGACTATACCGTATCTGCTGATAATACCATTCTTAAAGATCATTCCAAGAAAAATCTTCAATGTATTGTA encodes the following:
- a CDS encoding branched-chain amino acid ABC transporter permease, whose product is MLKFFSKLNKYDKLLCILAMVYPIALMFFFGANKAQRYIDNMGIQILIYVMLAWGLSIVVGSAGLFSLNCVVSYAVGAYSYVILGKYYDISPWLLVPLSSIISGAFGIVLGLPSLKFRGDYLAIATLVMSEVFQNILIHWKSITNGKMGLYVSDHLVFFGVNLRSCTNFFRYPSSLFIYKTFMYYVLLILCFLLAWTILWLRRTFIGNAWRTIRDNQRAFLSFNTTIIFAKLSAFAVSSMFAGIAGSFFAASQKIISPDMFKFSENIIIISLVFLGGMTSLSKISKAAIIVVGGIEFFCGFDFYYLNSLLKFDCSFNTRHTVLMIVSLFLVIVLRSHSLLRLRHPSPFVDLKK